From the genome of Archaeoglobus neptunius, one region includes:
- a CDS encoding 4Fe-4S binding protein — protein sequence MKLKINLGAISEPIQSEKMKTGDWGTHYPVIDREKCTGCKTCEQYCPDSCIEVKEFNDEKYAVVNYDYCKGCGICSSVCPFEAIKMELKDIFKFEVC from the coding sequence ATGAAGCTCAAAATCAATCTTGGAGCAATTTCTGAACCGATACAATCTGAAAAAATGAAAACCGGGGATTGGGGCACCCATTATCCCGTCATTGACAGGGAAAAATGCACCGGGTGCAAGACCTGCGAGCAGTACTGCCCCGATTCGTGTATAGAGGTCAAAGAGTTCAACGATGAAAAGTATGCGGTTGTAAATTATGACTACTGCAAGGGATGCGGAATTTGCTCGTCAGTCTGCCCATTTGAGGCGATAAAGATGGAGCTGAAGGATATATTCAAATTTGAGGTATGCTGA
- a CDS encoding pyruvate ferredoxin oxidoreductase subunit gamma has protein sequence MVKILIEVRFHGRGGQGAVTAADLLAVAGFKEGYYTLSFPMFGAEKRGTPVVSFLRISDEPIVARDEVYNPDYVVVLDPTVMETVNVVAGLKKDGMLIANYPKGSEDLKAELKADELGIKAVTINATKMAMEVLGRPITNTTMVGAFGGATRVVSLETLIEVVNEWFRGELAEKNARLVEDAYRYMMEVCR, from the coding sequence GTGGTTAAAATTCTGATTGAGGTGAGATTTCACGGAAGAGGAGGACAGGGTGCTGTAACGGCAGCCGACCTTCTTGCGGTTGCTGGGTTTAAGGAGGGCTATTATACCCTATCATTCCCGATGTTTGGTGCAGAGAAGAGGGGAACTCCGGTAGTTTCATTCCTCAGGATTTCTGATGAGCCAATTGTTGCGAGAGATGAGGTTTACAATCCGGATTACGTTGTTGTTCTAGATCCAACCGTTATGGAGACTGTTAACGTTGTGGCCGGACTGAAGAAAGACGGAATGCTGATCGCAAATTATCCCAAGGGCAGTGAGGATCTCAAAGCCGAGCTGAAAGCTGATGAGCTTGGGATAAAGGCGGTCACGATTAACGCCACAAAAATGGCAATGGAGGTTCTTGGAAGGCCGATCACAAACACCACAATGGTGGGAGCTTTTGGAGGGGCCACAAGAGTTGTATCTCTGGAGACTCTCATCGAGGTTGTTAATGAGTGGTTCAGGGGGGAACTGGCGGAGAAAAATGCCAGACTTGTTGAAGATGCCTACAGGTATATGATGGAGGTGTGCAGATGA
- a CDS encoding YbhB/YbcL family Raf kinase inhibitor-like protein — translation MRRVLVLVILVALTLAGCTQEKHYQKTLTVRSVFGNGDRIPKKYTCDGEDVSPPLYIDGLGKNVKSLVIICEDPDAPGRVFTHWIAWNVQVVNEIPENIPKSKEVIGPVRMVQGKNDFGKIGYSGPCPPSGVHRYYFRVFAIDTTLDGDFSREELLKAIENHVLQYGEIYGVYSR, via the coding sequence ATGAGGAGAGTGCTGGTCCTCGTAATTCTTGTTGCCCTAACTTTGGCTGGATGCACTCAGGAAAAGCATTATCAGAAAACCCTGACCGTGAGATCGGTCTTCGGCAATGGGGATAGGATTCCCAAAAAGTACACATGCGATGGAGAGGATGTTTCTCCACCCCTGTACATTGATGGACTTGGCAAGAATGTAAAAAGCCTCGTCATAATTTGCGAAGACCCGGATGCTCCCGGAAGAGTTTTCACGCACTGGATTGCCTGGAACGTACAGGTTGTTAATGAAATTCCGGAAAACATTCCGAAATCAAAAGAAGTGATCGGGCCTGTCAGGATGGTTCAGGGTAAAAATGATTTCGGCAAAATTGGATACAGCGGCCCCTGCCCACCTTCCGGAGTTCACAGATACTATTTCAGGGTCTTCGCAATTGACACCACTCTCGATGGAGATTTCAGTCGAGAAGAGCTTTTAAAAGCAATAGAAAATCACGTATTGCAGTATGGCGAAATTTACGGAGTCTATTCCCGATAA
- a CDS encoding sulfite exporter TauE/SafE family protein has protein sequence MEEYLILPLVSFILAFFMAPAGVSGAFLLLPFQMSVLGFTTPNVSSTNLVYNLLAIPSGVYRYTVEKRMAWPLVLIVISGTLPGVFLGAVLRVHLFLDPKLFKLFVGCVLLYLASRIAFSVVKPDIRIRKIDRKFGEAKEGLLSAGIPGDAVVRNVSVSFREIVYEFWGEKFSFSPIIALAVSFVVGVVGGIYGIGGGAILAPFFVSFFGLPTYTIAGANLMGTFLTSVVGVVSYSYLGYPPDFTTGILFGIGGFFGLYFGARFQRYMPERLIRLILFVVVIFTALRYITQFFMS, from the coding sequence ATGGAGGAATATCTGATTTTACCTCTGGTATCATTCATTCTGGCCTTCTTCATGGCACCGGCAGGTGTTAGCGGGGCATTCCTCCTCCTGCCATTCCAGATGAGCGTCCTTGGATTTACGACACCAAATGTGAGTTCAACCAATCTCGTTTACAATTTGCTCGCAATTCCGAGTGGTGTTTACAGATATACGGTGGAGAAGAGGATGGCATGGCCACTCGTCTTGATTGTAATTTCAGGCACTCTGCCGGGAGTTTTTCTCGGTGCTGTTTTGAGGGTACACCTGTTTTTGGATCCAAAACTGTTCAAGCTTTTTGTTGGATGCGTTCTGCTGTATCTTGCAAGCAGGATAGCGTTTTCTGTGGTGAAACCGGACATCAGAATCAGGAAGATAGACAGAAAATTCGGTGAGGCCAAGGAAGGGTTGCTCAGTGCAGGAATTCCAGGAGATGCGGTAGTGAGAAACGTTAGTGTCAGCTTCAGAGAGATAGTGTACGAGTTCTGGGGAGAAAAGTTCTCCTTTTCTCCCATCATAGCCCTGGCCGTTTCTTTCGTTGTGGGTGTGGTCGGGGGAATCTATGGAATTGGAGGCGGGGCAATACTTGCCCCTTTCTTTGTGAGCTTCTTTGGACTTCCCACCTACACCATTGCTGGCGCAAACCTGATGGGCACGTTTCTCACCTCTGTTGTTGGAGTTGTGAGCTATTCATACCTTGGCTATCCTCCTGACTTCACCACGGGTATACTCTTTGGTATTGGTGGATTTTTCGGACTTTACTTTGGAGCAAGATTCCAGAGGTACATGCCGGAGCGGCTTATAAGGCTGATCCTATTTGTCGTTGTGATATTCACCGCTCTGCGATATATCACACAGTTTTTCATGTCCTGA
- a CDS encoding winged helix-turn-helix domain-containing protein produces MIEIFTSTRVQILSKLVERPFTISEIAKLTGYSKTTVSYHLNRLYEAGLVERMERGKWVYYRITERGRKTVKVEKTVSAVSIVTAAISLMAFAAIRVMKKPKLLFAAAEKRVKIAGAAQGFEYEYLLLLLALATILLFLFLKFRR; encoded by the coding sequence GTGATTGAGATCTTCACCTCTACAAGAGTCCAGATTCTATCCAAACTCGTAGAGAGGCCATTTACGATATCCGAAATAGCAAAACTCACCGGCTATTCAAAGACGACAGTAAGTTATCATCTGAACAGACTGTATGAAGCAGGGCTTGTGGAGAGGATGGAAAGGGGAAAATGGGTTTACTACAGGATTACAGAGAGGGGCAGAAAGACTGTGAAGGTTGAGAAGACAGTCTCAGCAGTATCCATAGTAACTGCTGCTATTTCCTTAATGGCCTTTGCTGCAATAAGAGTTATGAAAAAACCCAAGCTCCTATTTGCAGCAGCGGAAAAGCGAGTGAAAATCGCTGGAGCCGCACAGGGTTTTGAATATGAGTATCTGTTGCTGCTTTTAGCTTTGGCGACAATCCTTCTTTTTCTGTTTCTGAAATTCAGGAGATAG
- a CDS encoding COG2426 family protein: protein MNSVLNVLLVSALPISEIRGGLPLALYYGFDPFEAYLLALAGNFLPIPFLLMFLDYMIRVATRIGFLDAFYRKIVERVERKKAIVEKYGYIGLVMFVAMPLPVTGAWTGVLMAFLLRLNRVRALVSIFAGICIAGLIVLLASLGVISIGSFIK from the coding sequence GTGAATTCAGTCCTTAATGTGCTTCTGGTTTCTGCCCTTCCGATTTCAGAAATAAGGGGAGGTTTGCCTCTTGCCCTTTATTATGGCTTTGATCCCTTTGAAGCCTATTTACTTGCTCTTGCCGGCAATTTCCTGCCCATTCCTTTTCTCCTGATGTTTCTTGACTATATGATAAGGGTGGCCACCAGAATAGGATTTTTAGATGCATTTTACAGGAAGATAGTTGAAAGGGTCGAGAGAAAGAAGGCCATTGTTGAAAAATACGGGTATATTGGTCTTGTGATGTTCGTGGCCATGCCTTTACCCGTAACAGGAGCCTGGACGGGTGTACTGATGGCCTTTCTGCTGAGACTTAACAGGGTCAGAGCGTTAGTATCAATCTTTGCCGGAATCTGTATTGCGGGTTTGATAGTTCTTCTTGCTTCTTTGGGAGTAATTTCAATTGGAAGTTTTATTAAATAA
- a CDS encoding ketopantoate reductase family protein: protein MKIQIMGAGALGSLVGAILHLSGFDVLFVARGRQLEALESGLKVSGLMEATMKVNVSSRPEDAEITFVTVKAYDTERAAEMLSEVNPGIVCSLQNGVGNEEILQKYCEKVLGGVTSYAANLADFGHVIYAGEGFTYVGELDGRLSEDALKVAEILKKAGMNCEAVDNIRFRIWAKAVVNAAINPVTAICGVRNGRIVENEYLWKVSRAVAEEGGEVMKRMGYEFDAVGEVRRVAEMTASNRSSMLQDFERRRKTEIEFINGAIVRKGKELGVHCPVNETLLNIVRGIESEFSP from the coding sequence ATGAAGATACAGATAATGGGTGCAGGGGCTCTTGGATCACTTGTCGGGGCTATACTTCACCTTTCAGGTTTTGATGTGCTGTTTGTTGCGAGAGGCAGGCAGCTTGAAGCTCTTGAATCTGGATTGAAGGTCTCCGGTCTTATGGAGGCGACCATGAAGGTTAACGTGTCCAGCAGACCTGAAGATGCCGAGATTACCTTTGTGACCGTTAAGGCCTACGACACGGAAAGAGCGGCTGAAATGCTGTCTGAAGTAAACCCCGGAATCGTGTGCAGTCTTCAAAATGGTGTTGGTAACGAGGAGATTCTTCAGAAATACTGCGAAAAAGTTCTGGGTGGAGTGACAAGCTATGCGGCAAATCTTGCAGATTTCGGCCATGTGATTTACGCCGGTGAAGGTTTCACCTACGTTGGTGAGCTCGATGGTAGATTGAGTGAGGATGCATTGAAGGTCGCTGAGATTTTAAAGAAAGCTGGAATGAACTGTGAGGCGGTTGATAACATCAGGTTCAGAATCTGGGCAAAGGCTGTGGTGAATGCTGCAATCAATCCCGTAACTGCAATTTGCGGAGTGAGAAATGGCAGAATTGTGGAGAACGAGTACCTGTGGAAAGTTTCTAGGGCTGTGGCTGAAGAAGGGGGAGAGGTGATGAAAAGAATGGGGTACGAGTTCGATGCTGTGGGTGAGGTCAGAAGGGTTGCGGAAATGACCGCCAGCAATAGGTCATCAATGCTGCAGGATTTTGAAAGAAGAAGGAAGACTGAGATTGAGTTCATAAACGGTGCAATAGTAAGGAAAGGGAAAGAGCTTGGCGTTCACTGCCCTGTGAATGAAACATTGCTGAATATTGTCAGGGGGATTGAAAGTGAATTCAGTCCTTAA
- a CDS encoding tryptophan--tRNA ligase yields MQVTPWDVEGVIDYNKLIRDFGMQPFSEVLDEIDEPHILMRRGAIFGHRDYWRIVNAMKKGIQWAVMSGFMPSGHPHFGHKMTMDEIVWHQRAGGRAFVAIADMEAHAVRGLSWEKTREIGLEYIKSIIALGLTRESVIYFQSKSSYVKDLAFELSAEVNFSELRAIYGFNGDTKLAKMFITSIQAADILHPQLSEFGGPKPVVVPVGADQDPHMRLTRDLAARASIFSFEPIEGGLRIRSRKGKVYLEALSEMPLEVRFYEEHADIFGERDEIEEFVREIEVKLGGFAFVPPSSTYHRFTTGLTGGKMSSSKPESYISLLDKPEDGARKVMKAFTGGRATAEEQRRLGGQPEKCVVFELYSYHLIQSDEELRQIESDCREGRLLCGKCKRLASELVKNFLEEHREKIGEAEGMLEDYFIIM; encoded by the coding sequence ATGCAGGTTACACCCTGGGATGTCGAGGGAGTCATAGATTACAACAAACTCATCAGGGATTTCGGGATGCAGCCCTTCAGCGAGGTACTGGATGAGATTGATGAGCCGCACATTCTGATGAGGAGGGGAGCAATTTTCGGTCACAGAGACTACTGGAGGATTGTAAACGCCATGAAGAAGGGGATACAGTGGGCAGTCATGTCCGGATTCATGCCCTCAGGCCACCCGCATTTCGGCCATAAGATGACGATGGATGAGATCGTATGGCATCAGAGGGCCGGCGGGAGGGCTTTTGTTGCGATTGCAGATATGGAAGCTCACGCTGTCAGAGGACTGAGCTGGGAAAAAACAAGAGAGATCGGGCTGGAGTACATCAAGTCCATAATCGCCCTCGGGCTTACCAGAGAATCTGTAATTTACTTCCAGTCGAAAAGCAGCTACGTAAAGGATCTCGCATTTGAACTCTCAGCAGAGGTTAATTTCAGCGAGTTAAGGGCCATTTATGGATTCAACGGTGACACGAAGCTTGCCAAGATGTTTATAACCTCGATACAGGCTGCTGACATTCTTCATCCCCAGCTTTCCGAATTTGGTGGCCCGAAGCCGGTTGTCGTTCCGGTTGGTGCCGATCAGGATCCCCACATGCGTCTTACCAGAGATCTCGCTGCAAGAGCAAGCATATTCTCTTTCGAGCCGATAGAAGGCGGATTGAGGATCAGAAGCCGAAAGGGGAAGGTATATCTGGAAGCCCTGTCCGAAATGCCCCTCGAGGTCAGGTTTTATGAAGAACATGCAGACATTTTTGGTGAAAGGGATGAGATTGAGGAATTCGTCAGGGAGATCGAAGTGAAACTTGGCGGTTTTGCCTTCGTTCCTCCTTCCTCTACCTATCATCGCTTTACCACAGGACTGACAGGAGGGAAGATGAGTTCAAGTAAGCCTGAAAGTTACATCTCTCTGCTGGATAAGCCCGAGGATGGGGCCAGAAAGGTTATGAAGGCTTTCACCGGTGGAAGAGCTACGGCAGAGGAACAGAGGAGGTTGGGAGGACAACCTGAGAAATGCGTGGTATTCGAGCTATACAGCTACCACCTAATCCAGAGTGACGAAGAGCTAAGGCAGATTGAATCAGACTGCAGAGAGGGGAGACTGCTGTGTGGAAAATGCAAGAGGCTTGCATCTGAGCTGGTCAAAAATTTCCTTGAGGAACATCGGGAGAAAATTGGAGAGGCTGAGGGGATGCTGGAGGATTACTTCATTATAATGTGA
- the purM gene encoding phosphoribosylformylglycinamidine cyclo-ligase yields the protein MPKFDYAKAGVDVKEEEKAIRSLARVVKFVRRGFGQPILTSHYAGVIDCGDFGIAITTDGVGSKILVAEAMRKFDTIGIDCVAMNVNDLLAIAAEPLAMVDYIAIEKPDEWIMAEIAKGLEEGCRIANITLLGGETATLPEIVRGFDLAGTAIGIVEKDSIITGQKILPGDVIVAIPSSGIHSNGLTLARKVIEQSGISYTDKFNGKTIGEELLTPTRIYMEVLEIVKYCSVHGLAHITGSGVMKLRRLKGDVKYVIDKPVKPHKIFRLIEELGNVDRDEMYRTFNMGMGFMVILPEEEVDKVLNLCDGSVVGYVDRGEGVYVEDLRIDV from the coding sequence ATGCCAAAGTTCGATTATGCGAAGGCAGGAGTTGATGTCAAGGAGGAGGAAAAAGCAATCAGATCTCTTGCAAGAGTTGTGAAATTCGTGAGAAGGGGTTTCGGGCAGCCCATACTGACGTCTCATTATGCAGGGGTTATTGACTGTGGAGATTTTGGCATTGCAATCACAACTGACGGAGTAGGTAGCAAGATTCTCGTTGCAGAGGCCATGAGGAAGTTTGACACAATAGGAATTGACTGTGTGGCAATGAACGTTAATGATTTGCTCGCCATAGCTGCTGAACCCCTTGCCATGGTGGACTACATAGCGATAGAAAAGCCAGATGAGTGGATTATGGCGGAGATAGCCAAAGGGCTTGAAGAGGGGTGCAGAATTGCGAATATAACTCTGCTTGGTGGTGAAACGGCCACACTGCCTGAAATAGTGAGGGGGTTTGACTTGGCCGGAACGGCGATTGGTATCGTGGAGAAAGACAGTATAATCACAGGGCAAAAAATTTTGCCCGGAGATGTTATTGTGGCAATACCGAGCAGTGGTATACACAGCAATGGACTTACACTGGCAAGAAAGGTTATCGAGCAGAGCGGAATAAGCTATACAGACAAATTTAACGGGAAAACTATCGGAGAAGAGCTTTTAACCCCCACCAGAATTTACATGGAGGTTCTTGAAATCGTGAAGTATTGCAGTGTCCACGGCCTTGCTCACATAACCGGGAGTGGTGTTATGAAACTCCGAAGGCTGAAAGGTGATGTCAAATACGTCATAGACAAGCCTGTGAAGCCCCATAAGATCTTCAGGCTGATCGAGGAGCTTGGCAATGTTGACAGGGATGAGATGTACAGGACATTCAACATGGGAATGGGTTTCATGGTCATTCTGCCTGAAGAAGAGGTAGATAAGGTGCTAAATCTCTGTGACGGTTCAGTTGTGGGTTATGTAGACAGAGGAGAGGGAGTTTATGTGGAGGACCTCAGGATCGACGTTTGA
- a CDS encoding endonuclease III domain-containing protein has protein sequence MDLEEVVELMEREAKKRGAAVYTLKSNIKTPFQHLVAALLSSRTRDEATVQAVQKLFSKVKTPEDIAKMDEDEIADLIKSVGFYRVKAKRLKELAKRLIEDYNSEVPLEFDELVKLPGIGRKSANVVLVYSGIPTIPVDTHVHRISNRLGLVRTAKPEETEKELKKIFPVEMWSKVNRAFVGFGQTVCRPQKPLCNECPLLNICPRKGLDEQ, from the coding sequence GTGGATCTTGAAGAGGTTGTTGAACTTATGGAGAGGGAGGCAAAGAAAAGGGGGGCAGCAGTTTACACTCTTAAAAGTAATATTAAAACGCCTTTTCAGCATCTTGTCGCAGCCTTGCTGAGTTCAAGAACGAGAGACGAGGCTACGGTTCAGGCCGTCCAGAAGTTGTTTTCGAAAGTTAAGACGCCTGAAGATATCGCCAAAATGGATGAGGACGAGATTGCCGACCTAATAAAGAGTGTTGGATTTTACAGGGTTAAGGCAAAAAGACTGAAGGAGCTGGCAAAAAGGCTGATTGAAGATTACAACTCAGAGGTGCCACTCGAGTTCGATGAGCTTGTTAAGTTACCCGGAATTGGGAGAAAGTCTGCCAACGTCGTACTGGTGTACTCCGGGATTCCCACCATACCCGTCGATACACACGTTCACCGCATTTCAAACAGACTTGGACTTGTCAGGACAGCAAAGCCTGAAGAGACTGAGAAAGAGCTTAAGAAGATTTTTCCAGTTGAGATGTGGAGCAAGGTAAACAGAGCCTTTGTGGGATTTGGCCAGACCGTATGCAGACCCCAGAAGCCCTTATGCAATGAATGCCCTTTGTTGAACATCTGCCCAAGAAAGGGATTAGATGAACAGTGA
- a CDS encoding DMT family transporter, whose translation MNSEILVLLVPLLFSIHQIFVRLGSGETDTMSGVYISLLASTLIFLPSLLTPTFDPQFLLFMILAGVLHFFIARMCFYHAIARIGANLSAPLSATRVFFAAFLGTFLGETLTPRIALMSFLIFSGIVLLSRPRGKADYVGIALGVLTGFFTALSSFLVKFGYKVEYNPLFGIFVGFAVSTLLMSLLVGKNLSKHGLRWYIAAGITVGFGHLVRYTVLVDLPVTVVEPITSAYPLFTVLLTFIFLREKEVFTIPSIVGTLLILTGIYSYYLG comes from the coding sequence ATGAACAGTGAAATTCTTGTCCTGCTGGTTCCACTGCTTTTCAGCATCCATCAGATCTTCGTCAGACTCGGTAGCGGTGAAACGGACACAATGAGTGGGGTCTACATCAGTCTTCTGGCCTCAACATTAATTTTTCTCCCATCTCTGCTAACTCCGACTTTTGATCCTCAATTCCTCCTCTTCATGATCCTCGCCGGGGTTCTCCATTTCTTCATCGCACGAATGTGCTTTTATCATGCCATTGCCAGAATTGGAGCCAACCTGTCCGCTCCACTATCCGCCACAAGAGTCTTTTTCGCAGCATTTTTGGGGACGTTCCTGGGAGAAACCTTAACCCCGAGAATAGCGCTGATGTCCTTTTTGATTTTTTCAGGAATAGTCCTTCTCTCAAGACCCAGAGGTAAAGCCGATTATGTCGGCATAGCTCTCGGGGTTTTGACAGGATTCTTCACCGCGCTGTCCTCATTTCTAGTTAAGTTTGGTTACAAAGTTGAGTACAACCCCCTGTTCGGTATTTTTGTCGGATTTGCCGTATCCACACTTCTGATGTCTTTGCTTGTGGGCAAAAATCTCTCAAAGCATGGTTTGAGGTGGTACATCGCAGCCGGGATTACTGTAGGATTCGGCCATCTGGTAAGATACACGGTCCTGGTTGATTTGCCTGTGACCGTGGTTGAACCCATAACAAGCGCCTATCCCCTCTTTACCGTTTTACTCACCTTCATTTTCCTCAGAGAAAAAGAGGTTTTCACAATTCCATCCATCGTCGGGACCCTCCTAATTTTGACCGGCATCTATTCCTACTACTTGGGATAA
- a CDS encoding amino acid permease: MEAREVQVSLSRDLSFFDITMIGIAGMIGAGIFALTGIAAGIAGPAILLAFFLNGIIATLTGLAYAELGSAIPQAGGGYLWIKEAMGDYAGFMAGWIDWAAHTIACALYAVTFGAFFAEMVVHFIGIAAPAHLLSKISALAMVSFLAYVNYKGAKESGKLGGMVTLLKVLILVVFALFGIYRMLTYPDWMDSYRPFMPTGISGILAAMGLTFIAFEGFEIIVQSGEEVKDPERNIPKAIVVSLWVAVGIYILVAFSLLGAVKADVPSWMYLGRLAELSLVRVADTIMPLGGWMILAGGLISTVSAMNATIYSSSRVVFALSRSGYLTRALSRINEKTRTPHYAIFFSYVIVAVASLAPIETVASAASLMFLYLFLSVNVALVVLRLRRPDIKRTFSLPLVPVLPLIAIVFQIIIAYFLISQIEHGLTVFLMTAVWMFFGSLVYYAYSEKELEKREEEEVMTVFKEIPIDKKKFVVLVPIANPVIAKKLVRFAELIARQRDGEVVVMNTVKLPIQTPISTPAKDVKNAKEMVEKLMNLSVPAGGVVTVSHNIAEAILTAVDEWKADMIVMGWRGRTFRRDVVLGSTIDPILMKAKCDVVVVRFEPGEKMPDFKRILIPTVGGPHAKLACEIARDIAAERKAKIKLLYVGTSEKEMEKADLVFKEAIKELEGLNVETEFDVSRSPSERIAREAENFDLTIIGASEKTFLHNFLLGLFPEKVARKTSRTVAMTRKWVRII, from the coding sequence ATGGAGGCGAGAGAGGTACAGGTTTCCCTGAGCAGAGATCTCTCATTTTTCGATATCACTATGATAGGGATTGCAGGAATGATTGGTGCCGGAATCTTTGCCCTCACCGGCATAGCTGCCGGAATAGCCGGACCTGCAATACTTCTTGCCTTCTTCCTGAATGGTATAATCGCAACACTTACAGGTTTAGCTTATGCGGAACTCGGTTCGGCAATACCTCAGGCCGGTGGTGGTTACCTCTGGATTAAAGAGGCTATGGGTGATTATGCTGGTTTTATGGCCGGATGGATTGACTGGGCAGCCCACACGATAGCCTGCGCTCTTTATGCCGTAACTTTCGGTGCATTTTTCGCTGAAATGGTCGTTCACTTTATCGGCATCGCCGCTCCGGCACACCTCCTCTCCAAAATTTCCGCCCTCGCCATGGTTTCTTTTCTGGCTTATGTGAACTACAAAGGAGCCAAAGAGAGCGGCAAGCTTGGCGGAATGGTTACTTTACTGAAGGTGCTGATCCTTGTGGTCTTTGCTTTATTCGGCATATACCGCATGCTCACCTATCCCGACTGGATGGATTCGTACAGGCCCTTCATGCCCACCGGCATTTCAGGTATTCTGGCAGCCATGGGATTGACGTTCATAGCCTTTGAGGGTTTTGAGATAATAGTCCAGAGCGGTGAGGAGGTTAAAGATCCCGAAAGAAACATTCCGAAAGCAATAGTTGTCTCTCTCTGGGTTGCTGTTGGAATATACATCCTAGTTGCATTTTCACTTCTCGGAGCGGTCAAAGCCGATGTGCCGAGCTGGATGTATCTGGGCAGGCTGGCCGAACTGAGCCTGGTTAGGGTGGCCGATACCATAATGCCCCTCGGTGGATGGATGATCCTTGCTGGAGGACTGATCTCAACAGTGAGTGCGATGAATGCAACGATCTACTCCTCATCGAGAGTTGTTTTCGCCCTTAGCAGATCGGGATACCTCACCAGAGCACTGTCTAGAATAAACGAGAAAACACGAACACCCCACTATGCAATATTTTTCAGCTATGTCATAGTTGCGGTAGCCTCTCTTGCCCCTATTGAGACCGTGGCATCTGCAGCCAGCCTTATGTTCCTCTACCTGTTTCTTTCCGTAAATGTAGCCCTTGTGGTTCTGAGATTGAGGAGACCGGACATAAAAAGAACCTTCAGCCTTCCACTAGTTCCAGTTCTCCCTCTCATCGCCATTGTTTTCCAGATAATAATCGCCTACTTCCTGATTTCACAGATAGAACATGGACTGACAGTTTTCCTTATGACTGCAGTGTGGATGTTCTTCGGCTCTCTGGTTTACTATGCATACTCCGAGAAAGAGCTGGAGAAGAGAGAGGAAGAAGAGGTAATGACCGTTTTTAAGGAAATACCGATTGACAAGAAGAAGTTTGTTGTGCTTGTACCCATTGCCAATCCGGTGATAGCCAAGAAACTTGTAAGATTTGCGGAACTGATCGCAAGACAGAGGGATGGAGAGGTTGTTGTCATGAACACGGTTAAACTTCCCATACAAACGCCGATCTCAACTCCAGCGAAGGATGTTAAAAATGCAAAGGAGATGGTGGAAAAATTGATGAACCTCAGTGTTCCGGCAGGTGGTGTGGTTACTGTTAGCCACAATATTGCAGAGGCAATTCTCACTGCAGTCGATGAGTGGAAAGCGGATATGATAGTTATGGGGTGGAGGGGAAGAACATTTCGCAGGGATGTTGTCCTGGGAAGCACGATAGATCCAATTTTGATGAAGGCGAAGTGTGACGTGGTGGTTGTGAGATTCGAGCCCGGAGAGAAGATGCCCGACTTCAAAAGAATTCTCATTCCAACCGTGGGTGGTCCGCATGCAAAGCTCGCATGCGAGATAGCACGGGATATTGCAGCAGAGAGAAAGGCCAAGATCAAACTGCTTTATGTGGGAACCTCGGAAAAAGAGATGGAAAAGGCGGATTTGGTATTCAAAGAGGCTATTAAGGAACTTGAGGGATTGAACGTCGAGACTGAATTTGACGTGAGCAGATCTCCATCGGAAAGAATTGCAAGAGAGGCCGAAAATTTTGACCTCACCATCATAGGCGCTTCCGAAAAAACCTTCCTTCACAACTTCCTTCTTGGCCTATTCCCAGAGAAAGTTGCGAGAAAAACGTCCAGAACTGTTGCAATGACGAGGAAATGGGTGAGAATTATCTGA